The genomic DNA CGGTAAGTACACCCTGACGCGGATCGACAAGACGCCCGCCCCCGTTCGCTCGGCGGACCGCGAGACGGCCGACCCCGCCCTCCCCGCGGCCCGGCTCGCGACCGCCTGGGTGCTGGACGCCGAAGTGCCGGACCCGAAGGACAAGGACGGCAAAGCCAAACTCACCGTCCACGACCGCGTCGACCCGGCCAAGCTCCGCACCGTCCTGACGTCCGTGGCCGACCTGTGGGTGGAAGCCTTCCTCCCCGGCGGGCCGACCGCCGACCGCGGGCTCGACAAGCCCGAGCGGACGATCACCGTCTCCCGCCCGAATGGGACCGCGGTGACGATCCTGATCGGGAGCAAGGCGCGGGAAACGACCCAGACCGAACCCCCGGCCGCGCCGCCGATGTTCGGCGCCCCGCCCCCGCCAGCGAAGATTACGACCCAGGTCTACCGCTACGCCAAGTTGAAGGACAACGACACGGTCTTCGAACTGCGGTCCGACAAGCTCGACGACCTGTTCACCGACCCGCAGGACTTCCGCGACGCCAGCCTCGCCCGCTTCGAGACGAGCGAAGTGACCGAACTCGTCGTCGCCGTGAAGGGCAAGCCGCCCGTCACGATCACGCGGAAGGAAGGCAACAAGACCGCCGAGAAGGACGACGAGCGGCAGGACCGCTGGTACGTCGGCGACGTGTTGGCCGAGACGGGCAAGGTCACGGAACTGCTCGACCAGCTCGCGAAGCTGGAAGCCAAGGGCCGCGACAACCTCGTGGACAACCCGGACGCGGCCAAGCTCAAGGAACTCGACATCGACCCGGCGGCCGGCACCCGCGTGACCGTCGTCGCCCGGGCGAAGGCGGCCGAGGGCGAGACGCCGCCCGCGCCCCGCGCGTACACGTTCGAGGTCGGCAAGGACGACGCGGAGAAAAAGAAGCTGAACGTCCGCGTGGCGACCGCGAAGGTCGAGACGGACAAGGACGGTAAGCCGGTCGTGAAGGACGGCAAGCCGGTCGAAGTCGCCCGGACCGAGTGGCCGCGGATCAACCTGGTGGACGACGCGGTGGCGAAGCTGATCGACCGCCCGGCCCTCGCCTACCGCGGCCGCCGGCTCTTCGACACCGCGGAAGTCAAGCTCGACGCCCTCGCGGTCAAGAAGGACGGCGCCGACCTGTTCGCGCTCGCCCAGAAGCCGAAGCCGGCCACCACCCCGGGCGCGGCCCCCGAAACCGTCTGGGGCCTGACGAAGCCGGTTCAATCCGAGGCTGATTCCGCCAAGGCGGCGCAACTCACCGGCGACCTCGCGCGGCTCGAAGTGACCGAGTATGTGGACGATGCCCCGAAGCCGGAAGACGTGGACAAGAAGTACGGCCTGGCCAAGCCTAAGCTGGTCGTTGACCTCGGCTTCACCGGCCCCGGCGCCAAGCCGCGGAAGCTGGACGTGGGCGCCACCCGCGAGGGCAAGCCCGAAGTCTACGCCCGACTCGACGGCGGCGGCAGCGTCTTCACCGTGCAAAAGTCGGTGGTCGATTCGCTCGAACAGGGGGCGGCCGCGCTGCTGCCGCTGCAACTCTGGACGACCACGTCCGACCGCGTGACCGCGATCGACATCCACCGCGGCGAAGCGGCCAAGAACGAGGCGTATAAGGTCGGCATGGTCGGCACCCAGTGGAAGCTGTCCGGCCCGTTCGACGCGGCCGCCAGCTTCGGCGACGTGCAACCGCTGCTCGTCGCCGCGTCGAACGTGAAAGCAGAAAAATGCGACAGCCTGACGCCCGACCCGGCCAAGCACGGGCTCGACAAGCCGGCGCTTCGCGTCACCGTGTCGTACAAGGAGCCGAACCCGTCGGTCGAGGGCAAAGAGGGCAAGGAAGGCAAGCCGGTGGCCGACACGGTCGTCACGAAGACGCTCGTCGTCGGCAACCCGACGGCGCCTGGCGCGGCCACGCGCTACGCCCGGCTCGACGGCGGGCCGACGCAGGCCGTCTACGTGATTCCGGACGCGCTGGTCAAGGAAGCCGACCGGCCGGCCCTGAGCTGGCTCGACAAGTCGCTGCTCTCCGCCGACGCGACCCAGGTGGCCAAGGTGCAGATCACCGGCCCGACGCCGGACGCCAACGTCACCCTGACGAAAGACGACAAGGGCACCTGGAAGGCCGAGGGCGCGAACTTCACGGTCGACGGCCCGACGGTCAGCGCGCTGATCAACGTTGCGGCCCGCCCGCCGGTCGCCCGACTGGCGGCTTACGGCACCGCGGTGAAGTGGGCCGACTTCGGGCTGGAGAAGCCCGAGTACACCGTCGCCATCACGCTCGGCGGCGCCAAGCCGGCCACGCATACGCTCAAGCTCGGCAAGGTGGAAGGCGGCGAGCGGTTCGTCCGCGTCGACGACGGCCCGGCCGTCGGCGTCCTGCTGGGCCGGGTGGCCGAGGCGCTGGCCCGCGGCAAGCTCGACTTCGTCGACCGCACGCTGCTCACGTTCGACCCACAGGCTCTGACGGCCATCACGCGGAAGGCCGGCAAGGACGACTTCGAGGTCTCCCAGGCCGGGTTGAACTGGGAGGTGGTCAAGCCGGCCAAGCAGAAGGCCGACCGGCAGACGATCGAGGATCTGGCCGATCAGCTCGGCCGCCTGCGGGCTGTGAAGGTGGCCGCGTTCGCCCCGGCCGACCTGGACAAGCCGTTCGGCCTGAAAGACCCGGCCGCCGTCATCACACTGGCGGTCGGCGTCGACAAGCCCGCGCCCAAGGTGCTCAAAATTGGGAACCCGGTCGACGCCGCGAAGCCGGACGGCGACCGCTACGCCGCGGCCGATGCCCCGGCCGGCAGCCCGGTCACGGTCGGCGTCATCGCCGGCCCGCTGGCCAAGAGGCTGCTGGCCGAGCCGCTCAAGTTCCGCGACAAGTCGCTGGGCAAGTTCGTGGACGCGGACAAGGTGGTGATGGACCGGGGCGACCGCAAGGTGACGTTCGCCAAGGTGGACGGCACCTGGAAGCTGACCGAGCCGGTGAAGGCCGACGCCGAGCAGGCCGACCTGGACGAGTTCGTGAACGCGCTGGCCAACCTCCGGGCCGACGAGCTGGCCGCCGACAAGCCGGCCGACCTGGCCCCCTTCGGCCTCAAGACCCCGGAGGCGACCTGGAAGCTCTTCGCGGGCGACAAGGAAGTGCTCGGCCTGCTGGTCGGGTCGAAGGAGAAGGACGGCTCCCGCGTGTACGCCAAGACGGACAAGGGCGACCTCGTGGCGCTCCTCGACCCGACGCTGACCAACCGGGTGTTGGCCGAGTACCGCAAGCGGGCGATCTGGACCGACCTGGACGCCTCGCAGGTGGAGGCGCTGGTCATCAATAGCGGCGCATCGACGGTCGTCTTCCGCAAAGACCCGCTCGGCTGGCGCGACTCGGACAAGCCGAACGAGCCCGTCGACCGGGCGAAGGTGGAGGAGACGCTGGCGGCGCTGGCCGGTCTGAAGGCCGAGCGGTTCGTGGCCGACAAGGACGCGAAGCTGTCGCTTTACGGGTTGGAGAAGCCCGAACGAGTGATCGTGGTCAGTCAGAAGGGCGGCATCACCAAGACGCTCCAACTCGGCGGCCCCGAGGGCACCAGCGGCGGCAAGCGCGTCTACGCGAAGGTCGGCGACGGCAGCCGGACCGACGTGTTCCTGCTGAGCGAAGCGGACACCGCCAAGCTGACCCGCGACCGGGCGGCGTATTTGGGGAAGAAGTAGCCATTAAATAGACGCGTCGGGGCGTATCCTACGCCCCGACGCGTCTATTTAATAGCCGGCGATCGACATCGGTCAAACCGTAGATCAATTGTGGCAGATGAGTGATTTGGGCCGAGTAACTCCGACGATATGCTGATTTCTGAGGTATTGTCAGTCATTCTAGCGGATGGTTTATTTCTGAGCCACCGCCGGTTCGGCGGTCGGAAGACGCTTCGGCGTCCGCTTGTAGCGCCCCGAGGGTGCCTTCTTGTCGCGGGCGATGCGGAGCATAACCTCCACGTCGGTATCGCCGATCTCCGTATCCCGCAGGGCGGGCGGCAGGACCGGCTTCTTCTGCTCGTTCTTCATGGCCGGTTCCTCCTTACCCTTGGGTTTGCGGTATCACGCGATCGAAGGAACCCACTTCCGCACAGGTCGGTTTGTCGTCGGTCCCCATTGGGTTTCTCCTCGTAAAGACCCGCCGTCATTTCCTGCCAAATCCTGATCCATTCTACACTTTAGATCGGTTTTGAACCACCGCGAGTTCGCAGGTTCGCCGGGCCGACGTCGCGGAATCACTCAAAGAAGGCACTTACGGCGTTGCAGGGACTCACAGGACTTCCCAGGAATCAACAAGATTTAAGCGGCCCGAAGGCAGCAAAAAAGGAAAAGCCGGAGCCGAAAGCGGCGGCAAGCGCGTCTACACGAAGGTCGGCGACGGCAGCCGGACCGACGTGTTCCTGCTGAGCGAAGCGGACACGGCCAAGCTGACCCGCGACCGGGCGGCGTACCTGGGGAAGAAGTAGTAGATGTGATTAAAGTGCCGTCTTGTTTAGAGACAAGACGGCAAACAAATCGAAAAATAGCAATAAATGATATACTGATTTTAAATATCGGTCATGAAATAATTTTAATCCGCATACTTATATTGTTATTGAGATAATATTTATTTGTAGTCCGTCTTATGCCAAGAAATCTTTGGTATCGTTGTATATAGTTAGTTGAATCGGATTCCGACTTGTCCGGATAACGAAAATCGGGAATCGACTGTGTAATTCCAAAATCGCTTCAAGTCGAAGTGGATTTTTGCCAATGTACTCCGATCGGGATTGTGCGATCGAACATCTCGATGATTCAACTCCACAGATTCACAATCCAGCCGAAAATCCATTTGGCCGATCCCTTCACCATTTCCCAGAGTTTGGTTAATGGAGATTCGGCGGGTTGTTGGGAAATCTCAACTTTGTTGTTCTCGCCCTTCGACTGAACCACGTTACCGCTTTCTGTCGTGTTAGTGCTAACATCGCCGTTGACGACTTCCTTTTTCGCCTCGATCACGAGGTTATTCACATCCCGACCGTTGTTATTTATTTGAGTGAATTTCATTGTTTACATCTCGATCGTTACTGTTTGTTTGGCTAAATGATTGTATAGTGTTGGCAACAACAAGAGTAATATAGTTTCTAACGTGTTCTCGCTGCGATTCCTTTTTGGGCTTAGGCTGCGGCTTTTGGACAGCACTCGAATCGGGCAAAGGCTTGGGCTCGGGCAGCTTTAAACCCACACTGTCTAGTACAGAATACTGCTTAGACAAACTCTCAAATTTCTGATTAAATGCGTTAGTGAGAACCGTTTCCACCATGCCGTTGAAAACTCCGATCTGATGATTCACAAACCCGACATGCTCAGTAATGCTCGCAAGATTAATTACGAGCGTGTCCTTAAAAAATTGTGGGTTTGTCTCGTCCAAATTTAATTCAAAGTGTATTACGCTCCCTTGGACCTTCCCAAAAGGAAGGGACAAATTAAACCTGTTCGGGCGATAATCAAACAAGTAGGGATCGCCCGAAAACGGAAGCGAGATTGGAACCAACGTAATCTGCCGATTATGCTCCCGCATGAGCCACGGATGGTTTTGACCCATCAAGTGCCGTGGTTGCTGAGTATTGTTCACGGTTGCAGTTCGAGGATTTCCTCGCGTCATCTTGTCGGGGCAAAGGGCGATAGGTTTGAATAAAGTGTCTACCACAAGTTGTTTCAAAAACTCGTCGGTCAACTTGTCGAGCTCAGATATGCCGTCGATTCTCTTGACGATTGAATTGCGGCGCGCATCAAGCACGTCAGAGAGCTGAACGACGTTGGGGTAGTTTTTGGAAAAGAGTGTGCCGTTGATCGCCACGCGAATTCCTCGACCCGGCATGTAAACAAGTCCACTAGAACAAGCTTACCCTTATGCCGTCGCTCCGACAACTCCAAGTGAGGCCGCGCCATAAATTTTCCCGTTGTAAGCCAGCTCCAGCCGATAACGCGCTCGGCATTGGTCTCCGGACCCCGCCGTTCGGCCGACCGCAGGTCTCCCGCCCCTCTCTCCGCTCGGGGACTCTGCCGGGTCGCTCCCCACCTGATCGCGCGGGCCGGATCCCGTTCCCGAACATGTCTCGTCCGGCGGTGAGGTCGGGAGATCCGCTCGTCCGGCAGGTGGAGCCCAGGAGACCTGCGGTCGGCCGAACGGCGAGGTCCGGAGACCCACGCCGAGCACGCGGGGCTAATTATTAGCCGCATCGTTGTCCAGCGCCATCCTTGTCTCCACATGTCCGCCAGAAACGCGATTTTGAGCGCAAAAAATACCAAAAAATCCCCGCCGCGCCTGAGCAGGTTAGTCTGTACTGGAAGCGATCACATTCCGCTATTGGCGTTCCGGAGGGGCTGCGATGGCCGAGGGAGAACGGGGCCGCCCGACCAAACTGACGCCGTTGATCAAGAAAGTTGTTCTGATGGCGTTGGAGGGCGGCGCGACCCGGAAGACGGCAGCCGAGATGGCCAAGGTCAGCCCGCGCACCCTCCAACTCTGGCTCCGTCTCGGCCTGTCACCGGATGCAGAAGCGGAATACCGCGAGTTCCGGACGGAAGTGCTGCGGGCCGAAGCGGAAGCGGTCCTGTCGTGTGTCGATCTCATCCGGAAGGCCGGGAAGAAGGACTGGCGGGCGGCCGCCTAGTGGCTCGAACGGCACTGCCAGGAGTACGCCAAAAACAAGACGTTCGTGCCGACCGAAGAGAAGGTATTTGAAGAGGAGGAAGAATTCGAAGAGCGGACGAATCACCCAATCCAGGCGGAACCATTAGCGCCCCTGCCCACCGCGTCGGCCGAGTCGCCCCGAGTCCCCGTCCCGGCTACATCAGCGGCTCCAGCCACTCCTACTCATCCCATCGCGGAACCGTGTGCCTCTGCCCGCGAGACTCCGGCTCCGTCCGCCGCCAAGCCGACCCCGGGTGCTAACTCCAGCACTGCGAACAAGGGCAATCCCCGGCCGGCCGCTATTCCCCCGCGCACCGGGCGGCCGAGCGATCACAGCGCCAAACCGAAGCGACCCTCGCCTGCCTCTGCACCCGCGAACTCGCAGTCCAAACCAAAACCCAAATGCGGCCAAAGCCCGATAGAAGCCGGGGGCCATCGACCGGCCCGGTCCCCGCGCCGCCCGCTCTGCCGCGCGTAAGTAAACCGGGGAGAGGAAGAGTAGTCCGTCCAAAGCTCGTGGGGGCACGTTGGAAACGCGCCCCCACAAGAGTGTCGATCTCACCTGCCGGTGCGAAAGTCGCGGTTCACGTCCACCCGACCCAAGACCGTGCCGCGCGACCCGGCCACTGCCTACTTCTTCCGCTTCTTCTTGGGCCGCTCTTCTTCCTCCTCTTCCTCGTCTTCTTCCTCGTCCTCCTCGTCGTCTTCCTTTTCCTTTTCCTCGTCTTCATCCTCGCCGTCGACCGAGCCTTCGACTTCCTCGAACCCGGCGATGACCCGCGGGTCGCGCAGGGCGATGATCGCGAAGATGCCGGCGAGGAGCGGGAAGATCCCCATCACCGACCCGATCAGAGCCCAGGCGTACGATTCGAGGTTCTGCATCTTGCTCGCGCCCATGCAAACGAGCGAGCCCCAGAGCAGCAGCACGAACCCGCCGAAGATCCAGACGAGCTGTTCGGCGTACTCTTCGTCGCTCGGCGACGCGTCGGTGAAGATGAGGGGCCAGAGGCCGACGATCACCAACATCACCCCGGCGATCCCGGTCAGCGACCCCTCGCCGACGAGCAGGTTCGTCGGGAGGACGAGCAGGGCCGACGCCGGGCCGCGGGTACTCTTCTTGAACTTGTCCGCGACATCGCCGAACTTCGGCTTGTTCTTCTCCGCGAGCAGCAACTCCTCTTCCGTCTCCTTGAGGACGCCGTACGGGTTCGCGTCTTCTTCCTCGTACACTCGCGAATTCGGGGGTGGCGGCGGGGGCGGGGGCGGTGGGGGCGCGGCCGCGGGAGCCGCGGGTTTAGCCGCCGGGCGTGCCGCGGCCGCCGGGGCCGCGGGCTTGGCCGCCGCCGGGCGCGCGGTCCCGGGCTTGGCCACCGCGGGGCGGGCGGGGAGCGGTTCGTCCTTCAAGCCGAGCGTCTCGGCGCGGGGCGTGAACGCGGCCTGGCACCCCGCGCAGCGGATTTTCTTCCCCGGCGCGGCCTGCTGCGCGAGCGAATTGCGTTTGCCACACTCGGGGCACTCGTACTGGAACATCGGCCACTCCGGCGGACGTGATCGGGCGACAATCGCGCGGACTTCCCGGCAACGCCCCGGCGCCGCGGGACGTCACGTACCCGGCATCGTAGCGGGTTCGTCCGGCTTCTGCCA from Fimbriiglobus ruber includes the following:
- a CDS encoding DUF4340 domain-containing protein: MRWLITLLLLVLVLAGGVWLVAADRVRSALGVAPPAAAPSQSLAVVEHTLRADQIREIKLTAPGHPALVLTRGAAGTWSQPGNWPLRDGEVAGLVNALTTLRSRFAAVPVEAAADTLTAYGLAPTQDAIEVVVNLSSAAGNKAVTLRFGRTPAAPGEPEFARPCFLRVDDNSDVVRLGPDVYPVLAQSPEVYRRRQLFPDAERVKLTGGEPPPNPMQPAPPATGRVPLLGDTVAAVKVEWAGIKTDFLPPDFGKPEAPKGSGGKYTLTRIDKTPAPVRSADRETADPALPAARLATAWVLDAEVPDPKDKDGKAKLTVHDRVDPAKLRTVLTSVADLWVEAFLPGGPTADRGLDKPERTITVSRPNGTAVTILIGSKARETTQTEPPAAPPMFGAPPPPAKITTQVYRYAKLKDNDTVFELRSDKLDDLFTDPQDFRDASLARFETSEVTELVVAVKGKPPVTITRKEGNKTAEKDDERQDRWYVGDVLAETGKVTELLDQLAKLEAKGRDNLVDNPDAAKLKELDIDPAAGTRVTVVARAKAAEGETPPAPRAYTFEVGKDDAEKKKLNVRVATAKVETDKDGKPVVKDGKPVEVARTEWPRINLVDDAVAKLIDRPALAYRGRRLFDTAEVKLDALAVKKDGADLFALAQKPKPATTPGAAPETVWGLTKPVQSEADSAKAAQLTGDLARLEVTEYVDDAPKPEDVDKKYGLAKPKLVVDLGFTGPGAKPRKLDVGATREGKPEVYARLDGGGSVFTVQKSVVDSLEQGAAALLPLQLWTTTSDRVTAIDIHRGEAAKNEAYKVGMVGTQWKLSGPFDAAASFGDVQPLLVAASNVKAEKCDSLTPDPAKHGLDKPALRVTVSYKEPNPSVEGKEGKEGKPVADTVVTKTLVVGNPTAPGAATRYARLDGGPTQAVYVIPDALVKEADRPALSWLDKSLLSADATQVAKVQITGPTPDANVTLTKDDKGTWKAEGANFTVDGPTVSALINVAARPPVARLAAYGTAVKWADFGLEKPEYTVAITLGGAKPATHTLKLGKVEGGERFVRVDDGPAVGVLLGRVAEALARGKLDFVDRTLLTFDPQALTAITRKAGKDDFEVSQAGLNWEVVKPAKQKADRQTIEDLADQLGRLRAVKVAAFAPADLDKPFGLKDPAAVITLAVGVDKPAPKVLKIGNPVDAAKPDGDRYAAADAPAGSPVTVGVIAGPLAKRLLAEPLKFRDKSLGKFVDADKVVMDRGDRKVTFAKVDGTWKLTEPVKADAEQADLDEFVNALANLRADELAADKPADLAPFGLKTPEATWKLFAGDKEVLGLLVGSKEKDGSRVYAKTDKGDLVALLDPTLTNRVLAEYRKRAIWTDLDASQVEALVINSGASTVVFRKDPLGWRDSDKPNEPVDRAKVEETLAALAGLKAERFVADKDAKLSLYGLEKPERVIVVSQKGGITKTLQLGGPEGTSGGKRVYAKVGDGSRTDVFLLSEADTAKLTRDRAAYLGKK